TGGTAGACTCCGATTTCATCACAGCGGATCATCCAGCCGGACGCTCCCTGGCTCCGCTTCATCCACTGGGATTCGTCTTCCTGGTTGATCACTGCCACCTGGCCCCCCGCATCGGAAACCCCCAGCACCCCATCATGGATATCCAGCCAGAAAATATCCACATCGGGGGCAATCTCGTAGGCGACGCGGGGCACCTTGCTGCTCAGGTCATACACCTTGCCATCATCACAACCGGCGTAGATCCAGTCCTCATCGGCCACGATGCACTTCACCCCTTCCGGCAGGGTGAACTGACCCAGAACCTGCCCCTGATGGTCCAGGACGAACACCCGTCCCGCCTGATTGCCCAGCCAGCAATGCTGCTCATCCACAAAAATCCCCAGGGCTGGAGAACCGGAGGCAAACTTCCAGAGCACGGGAGACTGCTTCGCTGTTGATCGATTACTGGTCATCTGGCGACGGGTCACGGGCCGCTTCTGCCGCCCCCCCATCACCGCCCGTTCGTAGCCCTTCTTCAGCTTCTCGTTGATTTTCTTGGCAGCGTCCGCTTTGGCCTTTTCCGGTGAGGCATGGGTCTTGGTTTGGACCTGGCCCTGGTCTCCAATCCGACCATAGCGAATCGTCACCTCACTGCCTTTGATCACCACCTCATAGAATTTGTGGGACCCCCCATCCGCTTCGGACAGTTCCAGATAGGTTTTCTCTTCGTCACCGGCTGCGGGGGCAGCCACGGGCACTGGCACTGGCACTGATTCTGGTGGGGTAGCCACGGGCACTGGGGTAGGTTCTGGAGTGGGTGCCGGGGTGGTTACTGGACTGGGTGTAGGAACTGGTAGGGGCTGAGGCTCGGCGAAGAACTCCAGGAAGCCAAAGTATTCTGCACCTTTGCACTGGGGGAAACGATCGGCATTGAGAAACTGGGAGCGGGCTAAGGGAAAGGAACACCACTGGGTAAACCGCTGCAAGCTTTCACCAGGAATGGAATAAGTGACCTTACCTATCCGGCGAGATGTGGAGGAGCCGTAGGCGATCAGGACCCCCTCCTCATAGGCCAGCAGAAAGGACATGTTTTCCAGTTGCGCCACGTTACCAGCCTGAGGTTTGAGGCGGTTCCATTCGTCCACTAGACAGTACTCAATCGCAAAAAAATCGGCATGGGCAATTTCCGGAAACGCATCCGCATTGGCAAAGAGTTCCCGGTCGATCGTAGGACCGTAATCATAGGAAAAGACCCGGACAGTCTCATAGACAAAGGGAATCAGTAACAGACCAATGAATTCCCCCTGGTCGGCGTCACAAATCACCAACCGACCCGTTTTCCCTTTCCGCAAAATATATCGGGGCTTCTCCATGGGTATTACCTGCGTTTGCGTTTGTACTTCTGTTTAATGCGCTTGACCTGAGCCAGGAGTTTCTGGCCTTTTTCGGGATTCACCATCGCGACATAATTGGCAAACCCGTGAATCGACGCCATTAAATCTCGCGAATGGCCCCATTGTTTCCCTGCTGGTCCATCCTTCTCGATCTGGTAAAGGATGGCCCGGAAGCGTTTCAAGGTCTCCCGGTCCACATTCAATTTGTGGTTGACCACAATTCCGGTCACTTCCTGCTGGCGGGAATTCCGTAGCACCCTGGTTTTCTGATCATGCACCGTGAAGCCTTCGTGGGTAAGGATGGCCACCGATCGCTGCAGCAGATTACAAATCTGGCGCAGCGCGTCCCCGGAGCCTGAAAAGGTGAGATCGTCGGCATAGCGGGTATAGGTGAAGCCGAGGGTTGTGGCCATCTCTGTCAGACGCCGGTCCAGACGGCGGCAGATCAGGTTCGCGATCGTCGGACTGGTGGGAGCCCCCTGGGGCAGGCGGCGATCGGTGAGGGCTACATAGTAGGTCTGGCCATCCAGGTCCACCGTCTCCACCTCCGGTTCCGTACAGAGCAGGGCCAGGATGGTGGCGACGGCTTCAGAGTAACCGAAAGAGCGAAACAGTCCTTTGACCCGGCGATAGGAAATGGTCGGGAAAAAGTCCTGCAGATCCAGGTTAATCACCACATCCGCCCCCAGATGGGGCAAGGCATTGGTGACGATCGATCGGCCTCGACAAAATCCATGGGCGGCATCATGGGGCGTTAACCGATCTAGAATATTGTCCAGAATCCAGTACTGAACCTGTTTCAGTCGAGGCATGGGCGCTGAAATTAGCCGCAGTCCTCCCGTTTTCTTGGGAATCTGGAAGCGCACATAGTGGGAGGTAGGGCTGGTGCGACGGGCAAAAGCCAGAAATCGCAGGGCGGCGATCGTCAGACCCATGGCTGTCGCTAACTGCTCGGCAGTCAGGCAGAGGGGTAGGCGGTGCTGCTGCAAGCGATCGGACAACCCTTCAGTCTGATTCAGCCCTCCAGAGACTCCCTCCCCCAGATAGAGAATCTCCTGCTGCCGCCGCTGTTCCCAGGCAGCAGACCGTTCCTGCCGTTCCCGTTCCCGTCGCTCTTTTGTCTCCTGCTGTTTACGTCTAGATTCGGCCAGACGCTTCTCCAGCATCTGCTTCCGCAGAATTTTCTCATCCTGCAGGCGGCGGTCTTCCCGTTTTAGTTCCCTCAGTTCCCGATGGATCTCGCCCCGCCGCCGGATCTCGTCTGCCGGGTCCTGGGGTAGTTCTCCCTGAGCTGGCCAGAAGCCCAGACGGATCATTTCCTCCAGAATGATTTCCTCTCTGGAGGTTTGCCGGATACGATCCCACAGTTCCTCACGGGTGCGGGGGGGAGATGGCTCGGACATGACCGAAATGGATAGGGTTGGTGATGCGGTAAGAGCGGGACAACCATTTGGGCTGCCCCACTGGCGGAACCTTCCTTCGTAAACCCCCTGGAACTGGATCGCTCAACTCAAGCGGCTCCCGGGTACTATCGCTCGTTAGCTTCGCGGAAACGACACCGTAACAGCGATAGTACCCGGAGAGACGCACAGTTAAGAGCGGGCCAGTGATGCGCGTTTAGACTAACCACAAGGATGGCGATCCACCATCCGGATTGCAAGGTTTGACGTTCCGCCTCTACCGCTGTGCCGGGTAGCCTGACCCATACTGATACCCGAATTGCATTCTGAGCGCCAGCATGTGCTCACATGGACCTTTACGCAGCTTGTTTTGCTGGTAAAAGTTGCAGCTACAACCTGCCTGGATCATACGGTGATCCCGATCGATCGTCACGACCGGTTCATAAGTCTTTTCTTTCTCCTGGACGGTCCCTTGTAACAGCAAGACCCCAGCACCGTCTCGGGTGGCATGGGTCACCTGCACCCCCTTCTGCTTCAGGAAGCGGGTAGCCTTCTCCTCCCGATCGTTGGCGAACCGGAGCTGATCCAGGGGCAGGGGGTCCCGACTCAATTCCCGCACCCGATAGACTTGCTTGTTCAGGTCATAGATGGCCCGACCCGCCTGGGTATAAGCTCCCAACGCCCCCTGGACGATCGCCCGATCCAATCCCATCCGCCTTGCCAGGGCCTCTGGCGCTTCCCGCCAGTTTTGCCGCAGAGCCTGGAAAACCTGCTGTTTAGTCCAGTCATCCACCTCGGCACGGGGAGCCATTAAATCGAAATTCCCCGCCTGGGACCAGTCATTCGCAGTCCAGCCGGAAAGACCCAGGGTGAAGGCCATGTCCCCCAGGTCAGCCACGTAGAAGGAGGGCATGCCCGTGCCCAGCAGATGCACCGTGAACTTGCGGGCTACAGGAATGAGCCGTTCCAAAAAGAGAAGTCGCCGCCGCCCCCAGACCCGGATCTCCTGGGCTTCAGGGCCTGGGTAGGGAGATCGGGCACAAACCACCTCGATCTCCCAGGGTTCAAACACAATCCGCACGGGCTGACCAGGTTGTAGATGATACCGCAGGCTGCGGGGTCCCTGCCGCTCTTTGTGACGACGCAGGACAAAACAGATATTGTGAATGTCGATCGGGTGCAGGTCGAATTGGGTGGCAGGCAGGGCCATAGCCGAACTCACCTGTAGGAAGCCCCGCACCCAGCTATCGGGCAGGTCGATCTTGACTTCTTTGTAGGTCTCTTCCCCAGTAGTCTGCACCTCGAATCCGGTGGGATCGACCTCAAACTGGGTCTGCTTGTAGCTGCGAATCTTCTGGAATTCGTTATAGAGGGCTGCGGAGTAATCAATATTGGTGGTGCCACAGGCAAATTCCCCAATGTTCTGGAAGACCTCATAACTAGCACTTAGCCGTCCATAGCTGGATTCGTCTCGACTGAAGCATTCGAAGAAAATTTCATCCGGATGAACCGTAATCACCGGGTCAAACAGAAACAGTAGATCCCGCTCTTTCTCATAGCAATATTGCATGAACTGGTACTTGGCTTTCTCGAAGGGAGCCATCCGCTCCCGATGAAACCGGTTCAGCACCATCAGTTCCTGTTGCAACGCCTGCACCCGCTCGCCGATCCCCAACCGTTGGGCTGCCACCAGTTGCCAGTCAATCTCGGCCTGCTGGGCGGCCCACTCCTTGTAGGCCGTTTTGTCCTTGGGCTGGAATCGTAGATCAGCCACGACCACATCGTGCAGGGCACTGATGGCTTCGCGAAAGGCCACATGCTGGCGTAACTCCCCTCGAAAGAAGGTTGGCTCTCGCTTCAAATCAGGGGCAAAAGACATTTGGGTCCGATCGCCCCGTTGCAATACAGAGGTACTACCTTTGTAGGTGTGGTTAAATTCCATGGCTCATTACTCCTAAGGAGCTTGTCCTTGCTCAAGTTTCGCCACGCTAGAAACCTGAAAAATATTTGTACCTATTCTGACATACGCCCCTAGCCTCAACGGTTGCAG
The nucleotide sequence above comes from Leptolyngbya sp. 'hensonii'. Encoded proteins:
- a CDS encoding WGR domain-containing protein yields the protein MEKPRYILRKGKTGRLVICDADQGEFIGLLLIPFVYETVRVFSYDYGPTIDRELFANADAFPEIAHADFFAIEYCLVDEWNRLKPQAGNVAQLENMSFLLAYEEGVLIAYGSSTSRRIGKVTYSIPGESLQRFTQWCSFPLARSQFLNADRFPQCKGAEYFGFLEFFAEPQPLPVPTPSPVTTPAPTPEPTPVPVATPPESVPVPVPVAAPAAGDEEKTYLELSEADGGSHKFYEVVIKGSEVTIRYGRIGDQGQVQTKTHASPEKAKADAAKKINEKLKKGYERAVMGGRQKRPVTRRQMTSNRSTAKQSPVLWKFASGSPALGIFVDEQHCWLGNQAGRVFVLDHQGQVLGQFTLPEGVKCIVADEDWIYAGCDDGKVYDLSSKVPRVAYEIAPDVDIFWLDIHDGVLGVSDAGGQVAVINQEDESQWMKRSQGASGWMIRCDEIGVYHGHSGGVTMYDWEDGRLIWHQPTGGIVLFGWQEESSVYAATSSNKVHCFSKKGEAGTVYACDAAVYSCAAAEDGKYVFAGDNYSSLYCFNQQGDRLWKLATGCGSAYSMQFFRDRLYIVTTDGSLACIDASETAIAAAQAGTIPQVVDIKAPQAVASLPSTTLETTSATTGGVIVECFREGSQLRIRTASPGYNATWKVQFPKDIREEGARYLVAEIRESSRGGFYRAFGDIKKLV
- a CDS encoding reverse transcriptase family protein is translated as MSEPSPPRTREELWDRIRQTSREEIILEEMIRLGFWPAQGELPQDPADEIRRRGEIHRELRELKREDRRLQDEKILRKQMLEKRLAESRRKQQETKERRERERQERSAAWEQRRQQEILYLGEGVSGGLNQTEGLSDRLQQHRLPLCLTAEQLATAMGLTIAALRFLAFARRTSPTSHYVRFQIPKKTGGLRLISAPMPRLKQVQYWILDNILDRLTPHDAAHGFCRGRSIVTNALPHLGADVVINLDLQDFFPTISYRRVKGLFRSFGYSEAVATILALLCTEPEVETVDLDGQTYYVALTDRRLPQGAPTSPTIANLICRRLDRRLTEMATTLGFTYTRYADDLTFSGSGDALRQICNLLQRSVAILTHEGFTVHDQKTRVLRNSRQQEVTGIVVNHKLNVDRETLKRFRAILYQIEKDGPAGKQWGHSRDLMASIHGFANYVAMVNPEKGQKLLAQVKRIKQKYKRKRR
- a CDS encoding SWIM zinc finger family protein — encoded protein: MEFNHTYKGSTSVLQRGDRTQMSFAPDLKREPTFFRGELRQHVAFREAISALHDVVVADLRFQPKDKTAYKEWAAQQAEIDWQLVAAQRLGIGERVQALQQELMVLNRFHRERMAPFEKAKYQFMQYCYEKERDLLFLFDPVITVHPDEIFFECFSRDESSYGRLSASYEVFQNIGEFACGTTNIDYSAALYNEFQKIRSYKQTQFEVDPTGFEVQTTGEETYKEVKIDLPDSWVRGFLQVSSAMALPATQFDLHPIDIHNICFVLRRHKERQGPRSLRYHLQPGQPVRIVFEPWEIEVVCARSPYPGPEAQEIRVWGRRRLLFLERLIPVARKFTVHLLGTGMPSFYVADLGDMAFTLGLSGWTANDWSQAGNFDLMAPRAEVDDWTKQQVFQALRQNWREAPEALARRMGLDRAIVQGALGAYTQAGRAIYDLNKQVYRVRELSRDPLPLDQLRFANDREEKATRFLKQKGVQVTHATRDGAGVLLLQGTVQEKEKTYEPVVTIDRDHRMIQAGCSCNFYQQNKLRKGPCEHMLALRMQFGYQYGSGYPAQR